The Vicia villosa cultivar HV-30 ecotype Madison, WI linkage group LG1, Vvil1.0, whole genome shotgun sequence genome includes a region encoding these proteins:
- the LOC131593573 gene encoding uncharacterized protein LOC131593573, producing MARPLEKISDINDEKELWKVAVKIHHKWSVISNNKEHFEMVVYDSEWLCSNRFIFGCMEVVKSGSDIHVIVPPVYRQNFDPLFVVNDTYTIANFQVQLNDLLFKPSAHKYLLKFTGGTKVGDRNVHQIQEKACRLTPFLDILTGKWNKDQLLDVIGVVDEIGYTQVQVGSKKQQVNFVIRDLGNNTITVTLWEAYAVQFINYVEQQVDTAIPIVIMIQYAKVKEAFGKYPLSVTNTYNVTKVAINEDTETIKQFAKMS from the exons ATGGCACGACCGTTGGAAAAGATCTCTGATATTAACGATGAAAAGGAACTTTGGAAAGTTGCTGTTAAAATACATCACAAATGGAGTGTCATCTCTAACAACAAAGAACATTTTGAGATGGTTGTTTATGATTCTGAG TGGCTTTGTTCTAATAGGTTTATATTTGGTTGCATGGAGGTGGTAAAAAGT ggAAGTGATATTCATGTTATCGTACCTCCCGTTTATAGGCAGAATTTTGATCCGCTGTTTGTTGTTAATGATACTTACACTATTGCAAACTTCCAAGTTCAGCTGAATGATCTGCTGTTCAAACCTTCTGCTCACAAGTACCTCCTTAAATTTACTGGTGGGACAAAAGTTGGGGATAGAAATGTCCATCAGATTCAGGAAAAGGCTTGCAGGCTCACTCCTTTTCTTGACATTTTAACTGGGAAATGGAATAAAGATCAACTTTTAG ATGTTATCGGAGTGGTTGATGAAATTGGGTACACACAGGTCCAGGTGGGAAGTAAAAAGCAACAGGTCAACTTTGTCATTCGCGACTTGGG CAACAACACTATAACGGTTACGTTATGGGAGGCGTACGCGGTGCAGTTTATCAACTACGTTGAACAGCAGGTCGATACTGCAATTCCTATTGTGATTATGATTCAATATGCCAAAGTCAAAGAAGCTTTTG GCAAATATCCTCTATCTGTTACCAATACTTACAATGTCACCAAAGTGGCTATTAATGAAGACACGGAAACAATCAAACAATTTGCTAAAATGTCCTGA